A stretch of the bacterium SCSIO 12827 genome encodes the following:
- a CDS encoding N-acyl homoserine lactonase family protein, with product MTEAYKLYAIKYGTHARTAARNFMQPPDPHDAPYPIDYYVWACVSQNHTVVVDTGFTKEAAESRGRGWHRCPVDSLNLVGIDAAEVTDVVITHMHYDHGGNLDRFPKATFHIQDQEMAHMTGRYMRYPVLRHSYDIEDVCGIVRELYKDRVEFHDGDTDLFPGLTLHHVGGHTQGMMFVRAWTQRGWVVLASDAMHLYANWLDRNPYPTVVHIGDMLEGHRKVARLADSPEHVIPGHDPRVMDRYPAPSDDLKDIVARVDLPPHGN from the coding sequence ATGACCGAAGCCTACAAGCTGTACGCCATCAAGTACGGAACACATGCGCGCACGGCCGCGCGCAACTTCATGCAGCCGCCCGACCCCCATGACGCCCCCTATCCCATCGACTATTACGTCTGGGCCTGCGTGTCGCAGAACCACACGGTCGTCGTCGACACGGGCTTCACCAAGGAAGCCGCCGAAAGCCGTGGCCGCGGCTGGCACCGCTGCCCGGTGGACAGTCTGAACCTGGTCGGCATTGATGCGGCCGAGGTCACGGATGTGGTCATCACCCATATGCATTACGACCACGGCGGCAATCTGGACCGCTTTCCCAAGGCGACCTTCCATATTCAGGACCAGGAAATGGCGCATATGACGGGACGCTATATGCGCTATCCCGTGCTGCGCCACAGCTACGATATCGAAGACGTCTGCGGCATCGTGCGCGAGTTGTACAAGGACCGGGTCGAATTCCACGACGGCGATACGGACCTGTTTCCCGGCCTGACCCTGCATCACGTCGGCGGCCATACCCAGGGCATGATGTTCGTGCGCGCCTGGACGCAACGCGGCTGGGTCGTGCTGGCATCGGACGCCATGCATCTCTACGCCAATTGGCTGGACCGCAACCCCTATCCCACGGTGGTGCATATCGGCGACATGCTGGAAGGCCACCGAAAGGTCGCGCGTTTGGCAGACAGCCCGGAGCATGTGATCCCCGGCCACGACCCCCGCGTCATGGACCGCTATCCGGCGCCGTCGGACGACCTCAAGGACATCGTCGCGCGTGTGGACCTTCCCCCCCATGGAAATTAA
- the gpt gene encoding xanthine phosphoribosyltransferase: MTIPSPPERIVTWAEVHSDSRALAGRLLSTPPPGRWAAPWKGIVAITRGGMVPAAVLAREMGIRLIDTLAIASYDVKSQGRVRLLKTPDAATTDKGAGWLLVDDLVDTGATARAARDLLPDALFVTLYAKPAARDLPDIFIHEVAQDTWVHFPWDTEDRDGTLAYAPPLAGRETP, from the coding sequence ATGACAATCCCCTCGCCGCCGGAACGCATCGTCACCTGGGCCGAAGTTCATTCGGACTCGCGTGCCCTTGCCGGCCGCCTGCTGAGCACACCGCCCCCCGGCCGCTGGGCCGCCCCCTGGAAGGGCATCGTCGCGATCACTCGGGGCGGCATGGTGCCGGCCGCCGTCCTGGCCCGCGAAATGGGCATCCGCCTGATCGATACCTTGGCCATCGCCAGCTATGACGTGAAATCCCAGGGCCGGGTGCGGCTGCTCAAGACGCCGGACGCCGCCACCACTGATAAAGGGGCGGGCTGGCTGCTGGTCGACGATCTGGTGGATACGGGGGCAACGGCGCGGGCGGCGCGGGACCTGTTGCCGGACGCCCTGTTCGTCACGCTGTACGCCAAGCCCGCCGCCCGCGACCTGCCGGATATCTTCATTCACGAGGTGGCGCAGGACACCTGGGTGCATTTTCCCTGGGATACGGAAGATCGGGACGGGACACTTGCCTATGCCCCGCCGCTGGCCGGCCGGGAAACGCCATAA
- a CDS encoding MFS transporter produces the protein MEIKEKTRRRATLASCCAAHSLQDGLTDLLYVLLPVLAQSFGLTYAQVGIIRAANRAAMTAFELPSGMLSERIGERIPIAFGLLAAGAGYIALAWADGFTAVVVVLLFAGIGGGFQHTLCSTLVSTVFGNQGRRAALGTYNSFGDVGKLTFAGLFTLSIGAGITWQNMTLAFGAATMAAGLIVFAVLGRADAGMAPKPAEGTDSPGLLGGWGIRDRGAFAALCAIVLLDTVVQGGFLTFVAFLMIEKELPTALGAFAVVLTLAGGAFGKFGCGFLAEKLGAVRSLVLVEIFTALGIVAVLLLPTLPAYFLLPVLGMVLQGSSSVTYGAVGDLIEPQRQARGFAVIYSIATASMILGPMAFGVVGDTYGLTTAMLAMAATILLPLPLCLVMRRAIAAHYT, from the coding sequence ATGGAAATTAAGGAAAAGACCCGCCGCCGCGCGACCCTGGCCTCCTGCTGCGCGGCGCACAGCCTGCAGGACGGCCTGACCGACCTGCTCTATGTCCTGCTGCCCGTGCTGGCGCAGTCGTTCGGCCTGACTTATGCCCAGGTCGGCATCATCCGCGCCGCCAACCGCGCCGCCATGACGGCCTTCGAGCTGCCGTCGGGTATGCTGTCGGAACGCATCGGCGAACGCATTCCCATCGCTTTCGGCCTGCTGGCCGCGGGGGCGGGCTATATCGCCCTGGCCTGGGCCGACGGTTTCACGGCTGTGGTCGTCGTCCTTCTGTTCGCCGGGATCGGCGGCGGGTTCCAGCACACGTTATGCTCCACCCTGGTCAGCACCGTGTTCGGCAACCAGGGCCGGCGCGCGGCGCTGGGCACCTACAATTCCTTCGGCGACGTGGGCAAACTGACCTTCGCCGGTCTGTTTACCCTGTCGATCGGCGCGGGCATCACCTGGCAGAACATGACACTGGCCTTCGGCGCCGCCACCATGGCGGCGGGGCTGATCGTCTTCGCCGTGCTTGGCCGCGCCGACGCGGGCATGGCCCCGAAACCCGCCGAAGGGACCGACAGCCCGGGTCTGCTGGGCGGCTGGGGCATCCGCGACAGGGGGGCTTTCGCCGCACTTTGCGCCATCGTGCTGCTGGATACGGTGGTGCAGGGCGGGTTCCTGACCTTCGTCGCCTTCCTGATGATCGAAAAGGAGTTGCCGACAGCACTCGGCGCCTTCGCCGTGGTGCTGACCCTTGCCGGCGGTGCCTTCGGCAAGTTCGGCTGCGGCTTCCTGGCGGAAAAACTGGGCGCCGTCCGCTCCCTGGTGCTGGTCGAGATCTTCACCGCCCTGGGCATCGTCGCCGTTCTACTGCTGCCGACGCTGCCGGCCTATTTCCTGTTGCCGGTATTGGGCATGGTGCTGCAGGGCAGTTCGTCCGTCACCTACGGCGCCGTCGGCGACCTGATCGAACCGCAACGCCAGGCGCGCGGGTTCGCGGTGATCTATTCCATCGCCACGGCCTCGATGATCCTGGGCCCCATGGCCTTCGGCGTCGTCGGCGATACCTACGGCCTGACCACGGCCATGCTGGCCATGGC
- a CDS encoding N-acyl homoserine lactonase family protein codes for MTNPSETYKLYAIKYGTHDPRPQSQNFMQPPDPHDAPYPIDYFVWACVSENRTVIIDTGFNEKSGCGRGRTMFRCPVESLKLIGVDPAEVTDVVITHMHYDHGGNFDKFPKATFHIQDREMSYITGRYMRYPVLRNSFDVDDVCLLLRELYKDRVEFHDGDEELFPGLTLLHVGGHTQGMQFVRAWTERGWVVLASDAMHLFANWRHKNPFPTVLHIGDMLEGHRKVARLADSPDHVVPGHDPLVMEMYPAPSDDLAGIVVRVDVAPSKPIPA; via the coding sequence ATGACCAACCCCAGCGAGACTTACAAGCTGTACGCCATCAAGTACGGCACTCACGACCCGCGGCCCCAGTCCCAGAACTTCATGCAGCCGCCCGACCCCCATGATGCACCCTATCCCATCGACTATTTCGTCTGGGCCTGCGTGTCGGAAAACCGCACCGTGATCATCGACACCGGCTTCAACGAAAAATCGGGCTGCGGGCGCGGGCGCACCATGTTCCGCTGTCCGGTGGAAAGCCTGAAGCTGATCGGCGTCGACCCGGCCGAAGTCACGGACGTGGTCATCACCCATATGCACTATGACCACGGCGGCAATTTCGACAAGTTCCCCAAGGCGACCTTTCACATCCAGGACCGGGAAATGTCCTATATCACCGGGCGCTACATGCGCTATCCGGTGCTGCGCAATTCCTTCGACGTGGATGATGTCTGCCTGCTGCTGCGCGAGTTGTACAAGGACCGGGTCGAATTCCACGACGGCGACGAGGAATTGTTCCCCGGCCTGACCCTGCTCCATGTCGGCGGCCATACCCAGGGCATGCAGTTCGTGCGCGCCTGGACCGAACGCGGCTGGGTCGTGTTGGCGTCGGACGCCATGCATCTGTTCGCCAACTGGCGGCACAAGAATCCGTTCCCCACGGTCCTGCATATCGGCGACATGCTGGAAGGCCACCGAAAGGTCGCCCGCCTGGCCGACAGCCCGGACCACGTGGTACCGGGCCACGACCCCCTGGTGATGGAAATGTATCCGGCCCCCAGTGACGATCTGGCCGGCATCGTCGTGCGGGTCGACGTCGCCCCGTCGAAGCCGATACCGGCGTGA